The nucleotide sequence TTAGCACGCCATCTTCCTTTTGTGCGTTCAGGGAAGAGCACGAGACAAATAGTAATCTGTATGAACTCTGTGGGCACCTGGAGAAGACACGGCCGCAGTCGCAGGAGTGGCCGCGGGTGCCGCAGGTCTTGAGGTGGGCCTTGTAGTCGGACTGCACCGCATAGGCCTTGGAGCACCTGGCGCAGACCCACTGCCGGTGGCTGCTGTGCTTGCGTCGGAAGTGCTTCTTGATGCCGACCAGGTCGCCGAGGGCGTGGGCGGGGTCGTGGTGAAGGCAGGTCGGCTCCGGGCACACGAACACCCGCTTCCGCACCTGATCCGCCGCCTCCCGCTTCAGCAGCTTCCACGGCACCTTGTGCCGCCGCCGGTGCATCTGCAAATTCTGGTCCCTCTGAAACCCCTGGTTGCAGATCTCGCACACGTACCGGTCCGACTCCAGCAACGTCCTCGGCGACAGCGCCACCACCTCCGCATCCGGATCTGATGGCCATGGCCCAACCAGTAGCTGGTGAAACAAAGGAACACCCACGGCAACATGTCAATTGAGTTGCACGAGCCCTTCTTACCTGGAGTGCCCGCCGGCCTTCGCTTTTTCTTGCTGTTCGTGGCACTGTGCTGCGGAAAGGTCGACGAGATGGTGGTGCCACCGAGATGTGTCGACGGAGCTGGTGATGGAGGGCCTAACATTGCATACCCTCTCAATATATTTCTATCTCAGTCAGGGATTCGAATCCTATATATGATCTCCTCTCTTGATTCTGCGACTGAGATCTCACTGTCGTAGCTCTTGTCATACATAAAGAGAGCACATCTTAGGAAGAAGACAAGTTCTACATCAACATCTTCTCTTCAGTGCATCCATAACTCACTGAGATGACATAGAAAGGCAGCTATCAGCATTCTGAGGTTGGCAGTTTAGTCACCGGGGTTGGAACTGGTCTTGCAATGGTGTAAGGATTCagataaataattattttcagagagagagagagagagagagagagagagagggagagagagagagaggttgaaaTTTGAGCCAAGCATGATGAGGCCATCGGGACAAAGAAAAAACATCCCCGCAAAGAAACAAAGGAGCTCATAATTGCATCATTACATCCATCAGCATAAATTTGCATGCATTAATGCAGGAGGCCTGTCTCCAAATAGACGTGAAAtctccttttctctctctacCATTTTGCACAGGCAGCTACAGACGACTACTGCAATACGTACTTGTTTGTATGCCAAGGAGTAGTCTGGCCATGTCAATACGTACTTGTTTTCAGCTTCTATTTACATAATAATTCCAAAATCCTCTGCTAGAAGATCTATCAAAGTAAGATCTACATTGTTAATCCTCATTGATACTCCAATCAATACTACTGCAACTTAAATTGATGAGCcatcaaagctcaaaatctatagacAGAGATTTCCCCCATCCTGTCTGGTTTTTAGTGGGGAAGGAGTCGTATTTGAAGAATGATCGAGCACTTTTAATTGAATTCACATCTGCCAAGGAAATAAATGAGCTCACAAAATTAAAGCAGTCAGCAAAGCTGGGAATAAAAGAGTACATAGGAGTACAACTTGGCAGATTTGTTGGCTTCTTGTTCTTGGATTGGGAAGTCAAATAAAAGTCAAATTTCCTTTGGCAGGAAGAAGAAATTAATATTGCCTTCTAACTTTGTTCTACCTCTCTTCTATGTCTACTACtattatccaaatttctatactAAATTACACCTTCAAGTTTTTAAAATGACACTACAACTGAAGTTTATTTTTATCCacccaaaatatatttttttgttgtttGCATCAACAAATGCTGCATTTGGCATAAAATGAGCTGTATGTCACTTAATAGCATTTTTCAGGAAACAAAAGAAGATTACTCTTTTTCTGTAACAATTTGCAGCAGCATTTCAAAAGAAGATGCATCAGTTTCTAGTTTCCTATTGCTAAAATCAATGAGCAGCAcatctgataatttttttatgtttaatgaagttCCTTAATAATTAACATAAATATGCCAAATGGGCTTTTACATACCACAGCTTTTTACATTTGATTCAGCACAAAATACAATGACATATTTATAGATATGTGCATCAAAGTAATGTTTGAATTCTGCAAAAGGCATTAATGTAGAGCTTTTGTTCCCTGGAAATAATAGACCCTTGTTATTGTGTTATAATAAcaaggattgagagagagagagagagagagagagagagagagagagagagagagagagagagtgtgtgtgggaAATGTGCCATGTTTGTTGGCTGCTGGGTGCGAAAAAGAAGGGTGAGAGGACCGACAGCAGCTCATGGTGGTATGCTTCCACTGCATGCCACTCTCGCTGCGCTGCATTAGCTTAAGCTCGAAGTAGGCAGCTTTTTGGGGGCATTAAAATCGCCATGCAGTGTGCATAATGATAGTTATGACTGCCATAGAGAGAAAAGCTCATTGGAGGAACTCGGCGGTGACTTTGATGAGCTCCAAGCTTTATATACCCCCATGTGTAAGTCTGATTCATCTGCCCTACCAGTCTCCACAAGCTCTTGCCAAAGCACTCTGCCGCCTTCCCCTTTGTTCTGCAGGTCTTGTTCTTGAGATACTGATAAGAATATTGTCTCGTAGAATAATACATGTCTGCGTGCAGGCACATGAATGCCATGCCATTCATTTATAAGGGGTGGGTATACCGCTCCCAAAGGGAAGCCCATGAGATCAAGCAGGAAAGAGGTGTGTCTTCTTTAACAAAAGAATGGGATCAAAGAAGAAGCTCGGCATGCATCAATTGGCTTTGATTTAGTAGTCCACCAAAAGTGAACCTTTTCTGCGAGTATGCATCGGCTTTGTGACTCGGGAGGATGATGGAGGAGGATCTCACCACATGCATCTGTCCCTCGGCAATCATCAATCCCAAGCGTTGGCCGATCCTGAATCTAATCATTTCTGCTTCAACCAAGCATGTTCCAGGATCTCACTTTTCATGCCCTCTCTCGTGCCACACTCAACCCCTTTCCTTCTTCGCCTCTTCCTTTTTCATCACTTTGCTCCTATATGACTCGGACCAATCTGAATCTTTACCTATTTTATTgcgcatcatgcaatttgtagtcCCGACAGCACGTTAGCTGGTTCTCTTTTGGCATCACAGTCGAACATGGATGGTGGATAAAGAGAAAGGCTAGCTGAGAACAGACAGACAAGCATGATCTTTGTTTGCTGAGCTCAGAGAGAGTTTGCCGTCAGCTTTGGTCTCTGCCCTACGTACGTACATGCCTGTTGCACTGAGATCACTGATCGCAGCCATGGGATGACATGACGACTTCTTCTGCCAGATTTGGCACAAGTCACGTCCTCCTCGGAAGGCATGAAAGGCCCCCCCTGAGGTCTTTCGGTGCAATTCTACTGTTACTCTGAGTTCTTTCGTTTCAATTCTACTGTTACTCGAAGTTTGTGGTGAAGAAGAATATTAGATTTATAGAAATGATATGTTAGGTTTGActtttgaaacaaaaaaaaagccatacaatcatataattatttttattcagtctaaaattataataatcttctccttattttttttccttcatatTGTCACTAATCTAATCTTAAACTATCCCTAATATTTCTTAAATTATCAACAAATTAATATCAATATTTTTCCCCTTAATATGTTATTCAATAACACTTGTAATTTTCTCTAAAATACTCAAACTTATCTTTTGGTAGTGTTTTGATAAATATATCTGGTATTTGATTATTGGATTTGCAATACTTATTTGAATTTCACCATCTCCAATTGCTTCTTTGATAAAGTAATGCTTGAGTGTAATGTGTTTGGTGTGACTCTGGTAAATTGAGTTCTTGGCCATTGCTATTGCTGATTTATTGTCACAAAAAATCTCTTTTCTTTCAATTTGCCTTTCACCAAATTTTCAACTTTTATTATCACATATTCAACTTTTATAGAGGATTGTGTCACTGATTACTGTTTCTTTGAACTCCAAGAAAATACATCTGCACCAAAAGAAAAAACTATTACAAACACCCCAATTACTATCACAAAATCCAATCAGTTTCAGGTTTTCTAGTTTATCAAACTTGATTCCAAATCCTTTAGTGTTTTGtgaatatcaaaatattttttttatagttcCAAAATAAATGTGACTAGGACTATTCATAAATCTAGAAAGCATACTTGTGCTATGAGGTATAGTAAATTACCAATTAAACTTCTATAAAGAATGTCATCGATCTACTTTCTTCCATcttttttctttagtttttcACCGATTAGAAATGGTGTTCCAATGAGATGACATTCagacatattaaacttttttagaatTTTGTCCACATAATTCTGTTGAGAAATAAAcatattattttcctctttatatATCTGAATGCCAAGAAAACATCTTAAGATTCCCATATCACTCATTTCATATCTATGCACCATATCATTTTTGAATTGTTTGTTGTAAAGTGTAACAATAATTATACCTAAACCTTTTCTTGTTTTGGTGTATAAAATATGTTCACTCCTGTTTCTCATGAAGGCTTAATTATACCTAAGCCTTCagatttcttgtagatatatcatataataataaaaactaaTAAGTCTTATTTTTCTTTAACATCTTCTCAAATTTATCAGTTGTGATTGTTGTATAAAATCATTACCAATGACATTAATAACATATGAGAGTTTATTAATACtattttattattcaccctcatcaattcttTCAATGATTTAAGGAATAAtgatttatcaaaaatgataaaatgatAAAGAGTATTAacatatattttcttaatattaaggctaaaatttaagattttcacTCTTAATGAAGTCCTTCATACTCCTATAGGATTatctaaattttataattatgtgtcattatgaatattatttttcttaatattatttaagaatattatttatgtaattttataattttttttaactataCCACTTTGATTATTATAatatcattataataatataaaatataatttaaaatatcttataaataataaaatatttattgtaattTATATCCTATAAGTATATTATCCTGACTATTTTGGAAACTACTAGTTAGATAAAATTTAAGGatttaatttataaataatatttacttattttttaatctaatttataccaaaatagttcaataataatgAAATAATAATTGTAATAATTATTTAACATTAATCAGTCTAAAGAAACTCACATGAtgaaatataaatcatgtctttacattaaaaaataaatattattttataatttcaaatatacatatgtaaaattatattttatttatcacatgtaaaattttatcaatgtcatatgagaaaactataaaagaaaattatattttatatttttttaattccatATGAAACCCTTAGACCAATTAATCTTATTTAATTAGGAAGGCCCATAATTGGATTACCCAAGTTGGGTTCATAGATTTGTGCCATCCAATTGCCCAATTAGGCTCGTCAAAATTCGTAttcattaaaatcaaaatttgattttcCTCAAATTTTATCAAAACATGATTGATTGAATCTAAATCTAGTCAAATAGTTAAtacataattattatattaaaatatttgattaaaaataaatttaattaattaattttataattgaggatatagttaaaaattttaatttttgaaggataaaattataatttttcatgggatatataacaaaaaaatatttgatttatgaaggacATAACTAGTAAAGTTGAATTTAAGGACATTTTAGAATTATCTAATTCTTGAGAgataaaaatattcttttaattaaaaagaaaataaactcTAAAACCATTTTTAGTCGTTGGCACACCCATGGTTCTTGCTATTCATCGGGCTATCTATCACCTATGGCCATCGTTGTGCCATCCATAACTTGCGACAAGGCAATCTGCCTCTCCCTTTACTAACGATGTATCATTACTGCTCACAACGCTAATGACAAAATTATCAACTGTTAGGAATCATGACTTATGATATCGAATTGATATTAGTCATGACCAACAAATGTTGTAGCGGTGTTATTGCAACCACGGCAAGCAATAGTGTTGCTGTAGTCGCCACAAGGCTTTTGCATGATTAGGCTATGGACTATCATACCCTATGGCATTTTTACTTTGTATGCGGTCGTTACTCACTCTGATTTACAAGCACATCATCGTCGAATCCGAAAGCTACAATAACGCTCATCTATATGGATAATAAGACTTgtattctctttttttatattctttacaAGATCATCATGAGTGATAAATTAGGGGTAAAAGAAAGATAAGAGAAGACGTACAATCTCTTAATAATCGATTGATTATCCTTACGAGGTCTTATCTCAGAGTAGAGGGTATAGGATGGAAATTAGGAAAGTAACTTCCATTAAAgttatgaattttatcataattggACTATCTTTCTATTGGTCAATAACAAtccaatcaaatttataatatatcttacttaattaaataaaatcatataatttaataaaattatcatgtcaatatgataaaatactaaactttgtttTCCATACCAATAAGGTCTACGACAATTGAAATCAAAAGTAATGTAGATTAGATATTGCATACCTTTAGATATTGCATACCATTATAGATAGAATATCTTAGACATCGGTATCCATAATGAAAAAGCTAGAAGCTAGACTCGTCTATTATGATCGATAGAGTAGATATCCATTTAGGAGGTAAGAAAAGAGATTCCAGACATAATATTAAGTGATAATTAGAAACTATTTATATATTCGAGAGCtaattatgaagaaaaaaaaagaagaagagtatCTCTAATCAAAATTGATTTTCTAATTttaatcagaatctaattagatttctaatatatcttattttaaaGTTAATTTAGTCATAATATCTTAAAACTATAACTCTCAGGGATTGCATAAAGAACATGAAAGCAAACACAtccagatagatagatagatagatatcttCTTTGACAGAAGTATTTGTTGGCTACTAAGAGGAGCAGGTATACCTGACCAAAGCAAGAGCTTAGAAAAGGAACTAAGCATCCACAGTGTAACTCCACTGCAGGTCACGAGGCTCAACTCCATTGCCAAGTTGGTGTATAGGAAGCTCTATAATTAGCGATGTTCATCAGCCCACTCTTTGGACCAATGAGCTGCACCAACTAAGTTGCATGCTAAAGTCCTTATTCAAATTGGGATGTAAGAGATATTTGAGTTCAATATGTTGCTAGCTATTAATATTGTCCCAGTAATATACAGAAAATGAATGTAAATGATTTATCTTGATCCATACAAAACTGGTTTTAGAGACTTGAGATGGTCGAGGAGGATGAGAGAACAAAACAACACCGTAAGTCCATGTGTTACCCTGTTGGTTTCAGATTAACCTGCGCTCTCGCTCTCTCATCATGATGAGGAGCTGAGCTGCTGCCGTCGTGCAGCGTCGCTGTTTGTGTCGAGAATTAAATGAAACGCCGGACTGTGGTGTTCCTGCATGTGGATCGTGGCCCTACAGGACCACTTAACCATGGTTATGGTGGTGCTAATACTACGGAAACCAAGTGGTGTGGCCTCCTCCTCCATGTGATCGTTTGCATCCGAAACCCaatccctctctctttctctctctcatctcTTATTGGGGTGCAGATAGGTGTGAGGCAGAAGAGAAGTACTGTTGTGATGCAGTCTGCAAGTATCGGATGGCACTCTCAGTTCAAGTCGGCCGAAGAGAAGGCTCAAGTTACATGTGGTGATGCTTTTGCGCTTGTGACTGCTCGTGTTTGTCGTTGCAGCAGACAGCAGTAGTCTCGATCGAATAAAGAAGAATGTGTCACTTTTCCCAGGCTGGGAAATCCACCGGATACGAGGACTTGTGTGACGAGGCTTTGCTGCAAGGTTTTATGGAATCTCCACCTTATCATCTTCCCCATTTGCTTGCTTaggcagcagagagagagagagagagagtcgccaTCATCTCTCGCAGCATCCGGCTGGGGAGGGAGGAAGTGTTCCACCTGTTCCTGCGGCTGTCTTCGTTCAGCCAGTGGGGTAACGCCGCCGTCACTGTTTCGGGATGGTTAAGGTTCAGGAAAAAGACCGCACTGAAGCCGATGGCGTCGATGGACCCCACCGGTTGATCGTTGGGTGCACGCCGTCGACCAACGAGGGGCTTCCTTTTACTGAATCCTGTCCCTGTCAACTAGTGCGAGACTCCTCCAACATTCCGCGCGTTCAATGGTCACAAAAGAGCCCGATTTGATTGGAACAGGATTCCTATGACCGACCTACACGTTAACCTTCTCGCCCGTCCCCCCCACCTGCACCTGGGTTGGATAGAGAATCGCTAACCCAAGTGGAACCCACGATTCCCACCTACGATTTCCCGTTTCGAGGCAGGTATTTGCGCGGGTAATATACCATCCGGTGCGAAAGGAGACAAACGTCAACCGCCGGCAGCCGGTTTCGCCGGTGGCAGATCCCCTGATCCGACCACACGTGCCGAgcgtcacccccccccccctctctctgtctctctggcCATTGTTTtgacgaataataataataataatattttgttgATATATACTGTTCACTGTGCATCCAATgattgaaaggaaaaaaaaaacataacaacaaaagaaaagaaaaacaaacaaaagTCTTTTTCACTATTATTTATCTCTTGAGATGGGGTTCAGTTGCAACCTTCTTAATccacccctcctctctctctctctctctctctctctctctcacacacacacacacacacacacacatcatccTCCATCCACCTCTTCTCTCACCCAATCTCTTCCTCTATGAGGATCCGAAAGAGACCACCCATCTCTTCCGCCCACTCCCTCCCTTCTCTACCTCATCCCTCAGATCCACCCTGCCAAGTCCACCCACCAAGTGCGAGGCGTGAAACCAAGGAGAGCATAGCAGGAGAAGTGTTGCACCCAGTTGGGGATCTGCTGATAGATCCCCATGAGTTGGGGGAGAATCCGAAAAGACGGCCTGCTCCGGGCTCTCCTCTTTCAGATCCAGTTGCCAACGGCGACAGCCGCAGTCGTGAGCGTGTGCAGGTGCCTGCTTAATTGCCTCCACCTTTGCTTGAAATCTTCTCCCCTTGCCGGGTGCAATGTGGTGATGAGTGCTCACCCTCATGGCGGTGGGGGTTTGGGACTTGTTGCAGGTGCTGAAGGTGAAGGAGGGGCGGTCGGTGGATTCCAACCAGAGATGGAATGCGAAGGCCGATAGCAGTCACAGCCACAGGTAGGTCGCTTGACCCCCTTTCCCTTTCGGAAATGCCTTCCTTTTGTATCACCATTGCTTGTGGGTactaaaaataagagaagaaaagcaTCCCAAGTATCTGCTGCCACCATATGCCATGCATGCCAGCCTGACCCATCATGACCGCCCACCTCATTCCCACACAGTAATACAACCCCGAACTCGTGGTGGCTCATCACACGAGAGTGAAGAGGCATGTGTGGTTGGTTGCACTGTGGTGCAATGGATGAGATCGATGTGTTTACTGTGCTTGTCTTCCACTCCGGGATCTGCTTCCCTCCCCAGGGTACGTGGCAGCTCAGGTGCAGTAGCATTGGGAGCGGCGGCGCAGACGAAAACGATGGAAGGAAACGATggtggaaatggggatggaggattgGAAACGAAGctggtggagaaggagaagaaggccaAGGTGACGGCGCGAGCAAGCGCTGGTCCTGCCGCAGCTTATGATAATGATTGCACCAGTGTTGGGGATAGAGATAAGGAGGGATGCGATGGTGGGGCAGCAGTGGTGAGAGCTGGGAACGGGTCAAACGTTGatgggaggaggcggaggagcccGGCTGTGCCGGTGGAGGGTTCGCGGTGCAGCCGCGTCAACGGCAGGGGGTGGCGCTGCTGCCAGAAGACCCTCGTCGGGTATTCTCTCTGCGAGCACCATCTTGGCAAGGGAAGGCTGAGGAGCATGAGAAGTGTCAGAGGTCAGTTGGGTATACGTAAGCCCCAGTGGAGCACTGGTGGAGGAAATAGCGTCGCACCATCAACTTCAGCGCAAAAgcaaccggaggaggaggagcacgCAACACAAAGTCTACACTTGCTTGTTGCTGCCGATAACGAGGTGGGCAAGATAGAGgaagacgaagaggaggaggaggaggaggagaagacggtaaggaagaagaggaagaagataggCATGGTGAAGGCCCGATCTATCAGCAGTTTGCTTGACGGCACCAACCGCCCGGTGCTGTCGCCGTCGTTGCTATCGCAGGTGCCGGAAGTTGGCAATGAGGCAAAGAGCAGTGTGAGTTGAAGCAATTGGAAGCTGAGGGTGTTGGATTTGCTTCATTCTTTTGCTGTTCCTTTGTTCTGCTTTGATGGAGAACAGGAACACTGTGCAGTTGTTCTAGGAAATCATCATCTacatgggagagagagagagagatttgatgGTGCAAGTCTAAGTGGCTTTgtggcttctcctttttgttcagAAGACATGAAACCACTACAACTCCATCTCCCCCCTTAGAACAGCTCATCATTTCACACTGGTTTTCTACTACCAATGCTGctaattattatatgcatgaagaCAAGTATAATCTGCTAAGAACATGGCATATTATGACAAAAATTGGGTgcaatcttattggatatt is from Musa acuminata AAA Group cultivar baxijiao chromosome BXJ1-6, Cavendish_Baxijiao_AAA, whole genome shotgun sequence and encodes:
- the LOC103986779 gene encoding uncharacterized protein LOC103986779 codes for the protein MRIRKRPPISSAHSLPSLPHPSDPPCQVHPPSARRETKESIAGEVLHPVGDLLIDPHELGENPKRRPAPGSPLSDPVANGDSRSRERVQVLKVKEGRSVDSNQRWNAKADSSHSHRVRGSSGAVALGAAAQTKTMEGNDGGNGDGGLETKLVEKEKKAKVTARASAGPAAAYDNDCTSVGDRDKEGCDGGAAVVRAGNGSNVDGRRRRSPAVPVEGSRCSRVNGRGWRCCQKTLVGYSLCEHHLGKGRLRSMRSVRGQLGIRKPQWSTGGGNSVAPSTSAQKQPEEEEHATQSLHLLVAADNEVGKIEEDEEEEEEEEKTVRKKRKKIGMVKARSISSLLDGTNRPVLSPSLLSQVPEVGNEAKSSVS